A window from Rana temporaria chromosome 8, aRanTem1.1, whole genome shotgun sequence encodes these proteins:
- the LOC120910066 gene encoding zinc finger protein 420-like: MTSEVHLRSMDPSNPEEPSDKSHTMTSDVLPSSHSADRSPDPSNPHKSSSSHKRVHSVERSFSCSECGKSFIRKSALVSHQKSHTDILPHSCSECGKSFTRQGSLLRHQRVHTGERPYSCLECRKSFTSQGTLFIHQRIHTGERPYSCSECGKSFCHKKDCDAHQRNHTGERPYSCSECGKSFTRTAHLVRHQSVHTDVYRYSCSECGKCFRDKGQLNVHQRYHTAERSFSCSECGKSFIRKSALVSHQKSHTDIRPHSCSECGKSFKEKIDLCRHQRIHTGERPYSCSECGKSFTRQGSLLIHQRVHTGERPYSCSECRKSFTSQGTLFIHQRIHTGERPYSCSECGKSFCHKKDCDVHQRNHTGDRPYSCSECGKSFTRTAHLVRHQSVHTDVYRYSCSECGKCFRDKGQLNVHQRNHTGERPFSCSECEKSFIRKSNLVSHQKSHTDIRPHSCSECGKSFTQKRDLARHQRVHTGERPYSCSECGKCFCDKGQLIVHQRIHTSECPFSCSECEKSFTRKGHLVRHQRVHTSERPYSSSQ; the protein is encoded by the coding sequence atgacatcagaggtccatctaagatcaatggatccttctaatcctgaggaaccttctgataaatcccatactatgacttcAGATGTCCTTCCAAGTTCTCACAGTGCTGACAGATCACCAGATCCATCCAATCCCCATAAATCTTCTTCAAGCCATAAGAGGGTTCACTCAGTAGAGCGTTCattctcatgttcagagtgcgggaaatctttcattcGGAAATCAGCCCTAGTTTCCCATCAGAAAAGTCACACGGATATACTTCCTcattcgtgttcagagtgcgggaaatctttcaccagACAAGGATCACTTTTGAGACACCAGAgagttcacacaggtgagcgcccTTATTCGTGTTTAGAGTGCAGGAAATCTTTCACCAGCCAAGGAACACTTTttatacaccagagaattcacacgggtgaacgtccttattcatgttcagagtgcgggaaatctttctgtCACAAAAAAGACTGTGATGCACACCAGAGAAATCACACAGGTGAGcgcccttattcatgttcagagtgcgggaaatctttcactcggaCAGCACACCTTGTAAGACACCAGAGCGTCCACACAGATGTGTATCGTtactcatgttcagagtgtgggaaatgttttcgtGATAAAGGACAACTTAATGTACACCAGAGATATCACACAGCTGAGCGTtcattttcatgttcagagtgcggaaaatcTTTCATTCGGAAATCAGCCCTAGTTTCCCATCAGAAAAGTCACACAGATATACGTCctcattcatgttcagagtgcgggaaatctttcaaagAAAAAATAGATCTTTGTagacatcagagaattcacacaggtgagcgtccttattcgtgttcagagtgcgggaaatctttcaccagACAAGGATCACTTTTGATACACCAGAgagttcacacaggtgagcgcccttattcgtgttcagagtgcaGGAAATCTTTCACCAGCCAAGGAACACTTTttatacaccagagaattcacacgggcgagcgtccttattcgtgttcagagtgcgggaaatctttctgtCACAAAAAAGACTGTGATGTACACCAGAGAAATCACACAGGTGACcgcccttattcatgttcagagtgcgggaaatctttcactcggaCAGCACACCTTGTAAGACACCAGAGCGTCCACACAGATGTGTATCGTtactcatgttcagagtgtgggaaatgttttcgtGATAAAGGACAACTTAATGTACACCAGAGAaatcacacgggtgagcgtccattttcatgttcagagtgtgagAAAAGTTTCATTCGGAAATCAAATCTAGTTTCCCATCAAAAAAGTCACACGGATATACGTCCTCATTCAtgctcagagtgtgggaaatctttcactcagaaaAGAGACCTTGCTAGACACCAGAgagttcacacgggtgagcgtccttattcatgttcagagtgtgggaaatgtttttgtgATAAAGGACAACTTATtgtacaccagagaattcacacgagtGAGTGTCCGTTTTCCTGTTCAGAATGCGAGAAATCTTTCACTCGGAAAGGACATCTTGTTAGACACCAGAGAGTTCACACGAGTGAACGTCCTTATTCATCTTCACAGTGA